One Brassica napus cultivar Da-Ae chromosome C2, Da-Ae, whole genome shotgun sequence DNA window includes the following coding sequences:
- the LOC125581683 gene encoding heavy metal-associated isoprenylated plant protein 13-like yields the protein MTAQKSVLQLSVHEERIRKKVWATVSKFSGVTSIAMDDKTGKMTVVGEVDVPLIVKKLRKICNAELVTVEVVKPPEKKPEPEKPTPPKPAEIVAFPVTHFSYPYQYHSSYANSYYQPCDNYRVVVEEPNTCVIM from the exons AAATCTGTGTTGCAATTGAGTGTTCACGAGGAAAGAATCAGGAAGAAAGTGTGGGCGACCGTTTCTAAATTTTCAg ggGTTACTTCGATAGCAATGGATGATAAAACCGGGAAAATGACGGTAGTTGGTGAAGTTGATGTACCGCTTATCGTAAAGAAGCTAAGGAAGATATGTAATGCAGAGCTGGTTACGGTTGAAGTTGTTAAACCACCTGAGAAAAAGCCAGAACCAGAGAAACCGACTCCACCTAAACCGGCCGAAATTGTTGCCTTCCCTGTTACGCATTTTAGCTACCCGTACCAATATCATTCGTCCTATGCTAATTCTTACTATCAACCATGCGATAATTACAGAGTTGTGGTGGAGGAACCAAATACTTGTGTGATTATGTAA